Proteins encoded in a region of the Mixophyes fleayi isolate aMixFle1 chromosome 5, aMixFle1.hap1, whole genome shotgun sequence genome:
- the FIGNL1 gene encoding fidgetin-like protein 1 produces the protein MQTPKPSSVYLSEWQKNVFALNSGTCSPEQKADVYRAHISQIQYAWANSEISKESAVHLFKKYTERYAAIIDSDKEGTGLNNYADSIIALARCPRNDSDKWQSSLTTSNVLKLKSVQKMFETARAEQQSLVTKADASVRVGNRVSTFGSSLVASNVLSSSGHTKTEHASLECPITKDNSNFFQDPKLSAASNTKGCTNANFSPSGPHCSKQFVATPLFGNNDSKISANVCSMPGQNMFSSSATYSGKRKTFYSTGEEILDTRIERQRQPVSRRFPADCGPADESSFKTAKEQLWVDQQKKYNGQPQHNTGPGTYSTGKKSLGAARSRGLHGKFVPPIAKQDDGDDGYVAQKKAYGDSSSETNLPSDERLRNLEPKMIELIMSEIMDHGPPLNWDDIAGLEFAKTTIKEIVVWPMLRPDIFTGLRGPPKGILLFGPPGTGKTLIGKCIACQSGATFFSISASSLTSKWVGEGEKMVRALFTVARCHQPAVIFIDEIDSLLSQRGEGEHESSRRIKTEFLVQLDGATTSSDDRILVVGATNRPQEIDEAARRRLVKRLYIPLPEASARKQIVVSLMCREHCSLTEQEVEAIVLQADGFSGADMTQLCREAALGPIRSIQAMDISTITPEQVRSIAYIDFQNAFQTVRPSVSKKDLELYENWNKTFGCGR, from the coding sequence ATGCAGACCCCTAAACCCAGCTCTGTTTACCTCAGTGAAtggcaaaaaaatgtgtttgctttgAATTCTGGCACCTGTTCCCCAGAACAGAAGGCAGATGTGTATCGTGCACATATCTCACAGATTCAGTATGCATGGGCAAACTCTGAGATCTCCAAGGAATCGGCAGTCCACCTGTTCAAGAAGTATACTGAAAGGTACGCTGCCATTATTGACTCTGACAAGGAGGGGACTGGCCTGAATAACTACGCAGACAGCATTATTGCTTTGGCCAGATGTCCACGGAATGACAGTGACAAGTGGCAATCTTCTTTGACTACCagcaatgttttaaaattaaaaagtgtGCAGAAGATGTTTGAGACTGCAAGAGCAGAACAGCAGTCTCTGGTGACTAAAGCAGATGCATCGGTCAGGGTTGGTAATAGGGTCAGCACATTTGGAAGTTCGTTGGTTGCAAGTAATGTCCTTAGCAGTTCAGGGCATACAAAAACAGAACATGCCTCATTAGAATGCCCGATAACAAAAGATAACTCAAACTTTTTTCAAGACCCAAAACTATCAGCTGCATCAAATACTAAAGGTTGTACAAATGCAAATTTCTCACCATCTGGTCCACACTGCAGTAAACAATTTGTGGCAACACCGCTATTTGGAAATAATGATTCCAAAATTTCTGCAAATGTATGTAGTATGCCTGGGCAAAATATGTTTTCTTCCAGTGCTACATATTCAGGAAAGCGGAAAACCTTTTATTCAACAGGAGAAGAAATTTTGGATACACGCATAGAACGTCAGAGGCAGCCAGTTAGCAGACGGTTTCCAGCTGATTGCGGCCCAGCAGATGAAAGTAGCTTTAAAACTGCAAAAGAACAGTTGTGGGTCGATCAGCAGAAAAAGTATAATGGCCAGCCCCAGCATAACACAGGACCTGGAACATACAGTACTGGAAAAAAGTCACTGGGAGCTGCTCGCTCTCGTGGACTTCATGGAAAATTTGTTCCTCCAATTGCTAAGCAAGATGATGGGGATGATGGCTATGTAGCACAGAAAAAAGCTTATGGAGATAGTAGCAGTGAGACAAATTTGCCATCTGATGAGCGTTTGAGAAACCTAGAGCCTAAAATGATTGAATTGATTATGAGTGAGATTATGGATCATGGTCCTCCACTTAACTGGGATGATATTGCTGGTTTGGAGTTTGCCAAAACTACTATAAAGGAAATAGTGGTATGGCCAATGTTAAGGCCAGATATTTTTACTGGCCTTCGAGGGCCTCCAAAAGGCATTCTGCTCTTTGGACCTCCAGGGACAGGAAAAACTCTAATAGGCAAGTGCATTGCTTGTCAATCTGGTGCCACTTTTTTTAGCATCAGTGCATCCTCACTGACTTCTAAATGGGTTggtgaaggagagaagatggttcGTGCTCTGTTCACAGTAGCAAGGTGTCACCAGCCTGCTGTGATCTTCATAGATGAAATAGATTCTCTTTTATCTCAGCGTGGTGAAGGTGAGCATGAATCTTCAAGAAGAATCAAAACAGAATTTTTAGTGCAGCTAGATGGTGCCACAACTTCCTCAGATGACCGCATACTTGTGGTTGGTGCAACTAACAGGCCTCAAGAAATAGATGAAGCTGCTAGAAGGCGGCTTGTTAAGAGACTGTACATTCCTCTTCCAGAAGCCTCAGCCAGAAAGCAAATTGTTGTTAGCTTGATGTGTCGGGAGCATTGCAGTCTCACCGAGCAGGAAGTGGAGGCTATAGTTCTACAAGCTGATGGCTTTTCTGGTGCAGACATGACGCAGCTTTGTCGAGAAGCTGCCCTCGGTCCTATTCGTAGCATTCAAGCAATGGATATTTCAACCATTACACCTGAACAAGTCAGATCCATTGCTTACATTGATTTCCAAAATGCTTTTCAGACGGTGAGGCCCAGCGTCTCTAAGAAGGATCTAGAATTATATGAAAACTGGAACAAAACTTTTGGGTGTGGGAGATGA